gtgtgtgagtgcgaatgtgtgtgtgtgtgtgtgtgtgtgtgtgtgagtgagtgagagtgtgtgtgtgtgtgagtgagtgagagtgtgtgtgtgtgagagtgtgtgtgtgtgtgtgcgcgtgtgtgactggatgtgtgtgtgtgtcgtgcagCAGACGCTCTTCACAGTGTTTTAGAgaagctgctgtgtgtgtttccGGCTGCTGCTGGCTTTAGCTGCTCTATAttactttatttcattattttgggTTTGTCCTGGTTCTTGCAGAACAGATGTGATGGTTCGGTTGAGAGCAGTGTTCTGTGCTGAACTTCTGTGATGCTGACTAAACTATGAAATAATCTGCTTATCTACGACTCAACAGTTTGAGAGCTTTAAAAGAATCCTTCCTTTTATTCATCAGAGATGTGttaatttataatgttgcaaaagatttctatttgaaataaatcctgAACTTTCTGTgaatcctcaaaaatattaatgttttcagtAATGATAAATGGAATCCGTTTTTTGACCAGCGTCTCTTCTGAACTTTATTCTCATGTTTTACTCAGGTCTTGActtctattgtgtgtgtgtgtgtgtgtgtgtgtgtgcagcccaGCTGGAGTTTGTTCAGATCCTGGTGAtcgtggtggtgatgatgatgatggtgctgGTGATCACGTGTCTGCTCAATCACTACAGACTGTCTGCGCAGTCTCTCATCTCTCGACACGGACGAGTGCGCAGACGACACCTGCCCCTGCCgtcggtaagacacacacacacacacacacactgtctgtaacggcttcattcacacacactgatgtccGTCTCACTCCAGGTGTCCCATTACTGTGGAGTAACTGTTCTAATTTTAGTTACAGCTTGGtgacattatatgtgtgtgtgtgtgtgtgtgtgtgtgtgtgtgtgtgtgtctgtgtgtgctggTATATATGGTTTGTGAGGACACATGTTTAATATGATAAGGGTGTAGAGTTCTTCCACAGGTGTGAAATACACTTGCGGTGGTAGCCATATAGTCTTATAGTGCCTCTCCCAGTGAATCAGACTCAGATTTTTACTGATTTTTACTGACATATAGAATAATATATGTCTATTAATGTTAAAGTCTTTTCTTCCTGTGGGGAAACAGAATAATTCCTCACTAAACTCATCCTGACACCTAGTGGATGGAGACCAGCGTCCTCACATCACTGTGTCAGGACATGATTCATGGGGATTTCATTATTGAATCATGATTGAAActgagctgagtgtgtgtgtgtgtgtgtgtgtgtgtgtgtgtgtgtgtgtgtgactctgctTGTGTTCTGTGTGTGCAGGAGAGCAGTCTGTGGTGCTCCGATGCTCACGCCTCCACTACTGCCACGAGTGAggtatgatgtgtgtgtgtgtgtttgtgagagagagtgtgtgtgtgtgtgtgtgtgtgtgtgtgtgagagagagagagtgtgagagagagtgtgtgtgtgtgagtgtgagagagtgagtgagtgtgtgtgtgtgtgtgtgtctctgtgtgtgtgtgtgtgtgtgtgtgtgtgtctgtaatagTCTGTAATCATCAGCCGGTTGCACAAACACAGAAACTGTGTTCAGACTGTGTTTTAAGGACAAAGTTAAGCAGGTACTAGTAAGCGAGTAGTAATCTTGTCAGACTAGTTTAGCTGTTTTCTCAGACTCTTGTTTGTGTGTCTCCTGCAGGTTTACGCTCCTCGACCGCCGGACCCCCAGCGTGAGCGTCTGTCCCGCTTCCAGCCCACGTTCCCGTACCTCCCTCACGCCGTCATCGACCTCCCCCCCACCATCTCTCTGTCGGACGGAGAGGAGCCTCCTCCGTATCTCGGCCCCTGTTCCCTTCAGCTGCGGGACCCCGAGCAACAGCTGGAGCTCAACCGAGAGTCAGTCCGAGCGCCGCCCAACCGCACCGTGTTCGACAGTCCACTCATCCCCGCCGAGGGCGCTCCGCCGGCGTACAGCGAGGTCATAGGTCACTGCGACCCCCCCTCATCACCGCTGGTGCAGGGTCTGACGGAcggcagaaacacacacaacagagaCAAACCCAAAGCACAGCACGTCTGACACACAACTCCTCTTCCTCTTCAGACTCTCtataaatatgtacatgttattatGTGTGTTCCacgctctcagtctctctctgtaCTCTGACCAACAAAAACCTTTCTCTGAGCGATGGAGAACAGTCCGTCTTCCTTTTACAAACAGACGCTGCTCCTC
This genomic window from Carassius gibelio isolate Cgi1373 ecotype wild population from Czech Republic chromosome A6, carGib1.2-hapl.c, whole genome shotgun sequence contains:
- the LOC128016085 gene encoding protein TMEPAI-like isoform X2, giving the protein MFSFMGLMNGTTDTHTNVSCTCNCKRSCTSFQSMAITQLEFVQILVIVVVMMMMVLVITCLLNHYRLSAQSLISRHGRVRRRHLPLPSVYAPRPPDPQRERLSRFQPTFPYLPHAVIDLPPTISLSDGEEPPPYLGPCSLQLRDPEQQLELNRESVRAPPNRTVFDSPLIPAEGAPPAYSEVIGHCDPPSSPLVQGLTDGRNTHNRDKPKAQHV
- the LOC128016085 gene encoding protein TMEPAI-like isoform X1, whose translation is MFSFMGLMNGTTDTHTNVSCTCNCKRSCTSFQSMAITQLEFVQILVIVVVMMMMVLVITCLLNHYRLSAQSLISRHGRVRRRHLPLPSESSLWCSDAHASTTATSEVYAPRPPDPQRERLSRFQPTFPYLPHAVIDLPPTISLSDGEEPPPYLGPCSLQLRDPEQQLELNRESVRAPPNRTVFDSPLIPAEGAPPAYSEVIGHCDPPSSPLVQGLTDGRNTHNRDKPKAQHV